In Pangasianodon hypophthalmus isolate fPanHyp1 chromosome 3, fPanHyp1.pri, whole genome shotgun sequence, a single genomic region encodes these proteins:
- the LOC113542166 gene encoding rab11 family-interacting protein 2 produces the protein MLLAEQSQKWFPTHVQVTVLQAADLQAKGKNGTNDAYTIIQLGKEKYSTSVAEKTLSPMWREEASFELPGLLVEGNPEVYELCLIVMHRSLVGMDKFLGQKTINLNEVFDNKERKKINWYTLDSRPGKKKKERGKIQVSIQFMRNNMTASMFDLSMRDKPRSPFSKLKDKVKGRKHDSDASSAILPRSAQCDAESQLPQHVSDQKPQRTAAALEPKPKRSLLTGTQKLSAAHSMSDLVGTHFRPKTDSVNSLEESGGVPPHRRSQSEMPDYQDGEMAGDPFLEIPQKFATLPRNRNPFESDQGQLWDKKEKKEKVSLLERVTGKKEGKKTSNGGKAGSSGDLRSPNPFTTESDTNPFLPHHTPSDHAKKPISNEDLSKKNVSPEKKQGKKTTRESEADQLQSSMAAYSSLSFQEVVQELIKQKEVVKKKDAHIRELEDYIDNLLVRVMEETPSILRTPYEPKRKAGKISKK, from the exons ATGTTACTGGCCGAGCAGTCGCAGAAATGGTTCCCCACGCACGTCCAAGTGACCGTCCTTCAAGCCGCAGACCTCCAGGCGAAGGGCAAGAACGGCACCAACGATGCCTACACGATCATCCAGCTCGGGAAGGAGAAATACTCCACGTCAGTGGCAGAGAAGACGCTGAGTCCCATGTGGAGAGAGGAGGCTTCGTTTGAGCTGCCAGGGCTGCTGGTGGAGGGCAACCCTGAGGTCTACGAGCTGTGTCTCATAGTGATGCACAGGTCTCTGGTCGGGATGGAcaaatttctgggccagaaaaccATCAACCTGAATGAGGTGTTTGACAACAAGGAACGAAAGAAGATCAA CTGGTACACCCTGGATTCCCGTccaggcaaaaagaaaaaagagcgaGGGAAGATCCAGGTGAGCATCCAGTTCATGAGGAACAACATGACGGCCAGCATGTTCGACCTGTCCATGCGCGACAAGCCGCGCTCACCGTTCTCCAAGCTCAAGGACAAGGTGAAGGGTCGTAAGCACGACTCGGACGCCTCTTCGGCCATCTTGCCTCGTTCGGCGCAGTGCGATGCTGAATCCCAGCTTCCTCAACATGTCTCAGATCAGAAACCTCAGCGCACGGCTGCTGCGCTGGAGCCCAAACCCAAGCGCTCGCTCCTCACTGGGACTCAGAAACTCTCAGCTGCACACTCCATGTCCGATCTAGTAGGAACGCACTTCAGGCCCAAGACGGACTCCGTAAACTCTTTGGAGGAGAGCG GTGGCGTTCCTCCTCACCGCCGCTCTCAGAGTGAGATGCCTGATTACCAGGACGGCGAGATGGCGGGTGACCCGTTTCTGGAAATTCCACAGAAATTCGCCACGCTCCCGCGCAACCGCAACCCCTTCGAGTCAGACCAGGGGCAGCTGTGGGAcaaaaaggagaagaaggagaaggtcAGCTTGCTGGAGCGCGTGACGGGAAAGAAGGAAGGGAAGAAGACGAGCAACGGAGGAAAAGCGGGAAGTTCAGGGGACCTTCGCTCCCCAAATCCTTTCACCACTGAAAGTGATACTAACCCCTTCCTGCCACATCACACACCCAG TGATCACGCAAAAAAACCCATCAGCAATGAAGACTTGAGTAAGAAAAACGTTTCTCCGGAGAAAAAACAAGGAAAGAAGACCACAAGAGAGtct GAGGCCGATCAGCTCCAGAGCAGCATGGCGGCGTACAGCAGCCTCTCGTTCCAGGAGGTTGTGCAGGAGTTGATCAAGCAGAAGGAGGTTGTGAAGAAGAAGGACGCGCACATCCGCGAGCTGGAGGACTACATCGACAACCTGCTGGTCCGAGTCATGGAGGAGACGCCGAGCATCCTGAGGACGCCGTACGAGCCGAAGAGGAAAGCGGGCAAGATCTCCAAGAAGTAG